The Blastococcus sp. HT6-4 genome window below encodes:
- the secE gene encoding preprotein translocase subunit SecE — MSDEKPDREDDARAASDAELTDEQLDHEAPGVDDAGALEAAEDEVVGEAESEEDKVVAGPTRRRRGRITADDDEDEEPAPRTRRAASTASVPAREGAPTRSRAAAERDRAEENRPRRSLLRFLREVAAELRKVIWPGRRELITYTTVVIVFVAFIVALVAGLDLLFAQGVIAVFG; from the coding sequence GTGAGCGACGAGAAGCCGGACCGCGAGGACGACGCTCGCGCCGCCTCCGACGCCGAGCTCACCGACGAGCAGCTCGACCACGAGGCCCCGGGCGTCGACGACGCCGGGGCGCTCGAGGCCGCCGAGGACGAGGTGGTCGGCGAGGCGGAGTCCGAGGAGGACAAGGTCGTCGCCGGGCCCACCCGTCGGCGGCGCGGCCGGATCACCGCCGACGACGACGAGGACGAGGAGCCGGCGCCCCGCACACGGCGCGCCGCCAGCACCGCGTCGGTCCCGGCCCGCGAGGGCGCCCCGACGCGCTCCCGGGCAGCGGCGGAGCGTGACCGGGCCGAGGAGAACCGGCCCCGGCGTTCGCTCCTGCGGTTCCTCCGCGAGGTGGCCGCCGAGCTGCGCAAGGTCATCTGGCCGGGCCGGCGCGAGCTGATCACCTACACCACCGTGGTCATCGTGTTCGTGGCGTTCATCGTCGCCCTGGTGGCCGGGCTCGACCTGCTCTTCGCACAGGGCGTGATCGCCGTCTTCGGCTGA
- a CDS encoding pyridoxal phosphate-dependent aminotransferase has product MTAASAPEPAHPTDQPATERRISRRVGAIAESATLAVDAKAKALKAAGKPVIGFGAGEPDFPTPDYIVEAAAAACRQPAMHRYTPAGGLPALKDAIVAKTARDSGLQVAANQVLVTNGGKQAVYEAFAALLDPGDEVLLPAPYWTTYPEAIALAGAVPVPVVADEQSGYLVSVSELEAARTPRTKVLLFCSPSNPTGAVYPAEQVEEIGRWAAEHGLWVLTDEIYEHLTYGGATAPSMPVLVPELADRCVVVNGVAKTYAMTGWRVGWILGPADVVKAATNLQSHATSNVANVSQAAAVAALTGDLSAVATMRQAFDRRRQTIVSMLREIPGVACPEPQGAFYVYPSVKGLLGREIAGRTAHSSVELAELILDEAEVAVVPGEAFGTPGYLRMSYALGDDDLVEGVGRLQRLLGQAD; this is encoded by the coding sequence ATGACCGCCGCCTCCGCCCCGGAGCCCGCCCACCCGACCGACCAGCCGGCCACCGAGCGTCGCATCTCCCGCCGCGTCGGCGCGATCGCCGAGTCCGCGACGCTGGCGGTCGACGCCAAGGCCAAGGCGCTGAAGGCCGCCGGCAAGCCGGTGATCGGGTTCGGGGCCGGGGAGCCGGACTTCCCGACGCCGGACTACATCGTCGAGGCCGCCGCCGCCGCGTGCCGCCAGCCGGCGATGCACCGGTACACCCCGGCCGGCGGCCTCCCCGCGCTCAAGGACGCGATCGTGGCCAAGACCGCGCGCGACTCCGGCCTGCAGGTCGCCGCCAACCAGGTGCTGGTCACCAACGGCGGGAAGCAGGCCGTCTACGAGGCGTTCGCCGCCCTGCTCGACCCGGGCGACGAGGTGCTGCTGCCCGCGCCGTACTGGACGACCTACCCGGAGGCGATCGCGCTCGCCGGCGCGGTGCCCGTGCCGGTGGTCGCCGACGAGCAGAGCGGCTACCTGGTCTCGGTGTCGGAGCTCGAGGCGGCCCGCACGCCGCGGACCAAGGTGCTGCTGTTCTGCTCGCCCTCGAACCCGACCGGTGCGGTCTACCCGGCCGAGCAGGTCGAGGAGATCGGCCGGTGGGCCGCCGAGCACGGGCTGTGGGTGCTCACCGACGAGATCTACGAGCACCTCACCTACGGCGGGGCGACCGCCCCCTCGATGCCGGTGCTGGTGCCCGAGCTGGCCGACCGCTGCGTGGTCGTCAACGGCGTGGCCAAGACCTACGCCATGACCGGCTGGCGGGTCGGCTGGATCCTCGGCCCGGCCGACGTCGTCAAGGCGGCGACGAACCTGCAGTCGCACGCCACGTCCAACGTCGCCAACGTCTCGCAGGCGGCGGCGGTGGCGGCGCTGACCGGTGACCTGTCCGCGGTGGCCACGATGCGCCAGGCGTTCGACCGGCGCCGGCAGACCATCGTGTCGATGCTGCGGGAGATCCCCGGCGTCGCCTGCCCCGAGCCGCAGGGGGCGTTCTACGTCTACCCGTCGGTGAAGGGGCTGCTCGGCCGGGAGATCGCCGGCCGCACGGCGCACAGCAGCGTGGAGCTGGCCGAGCTGATCCTGGACGAGGCCGAGGTCGCCGTCGTGCCCGGTGAGGCGTTCGGCACCCCCGGGTACCTGCGCATGTCCTACGCCCTGGGCGACGACGACCTCGTCGAGGGCGTCGGCCGGCTGCAGCGGCTGCTCGGTCAAGCCGACTGA
- a CDS encoding MaoC family dehydratase, with product MTLDHGDVAVGTELPELVVRVTRADLVRYAGASGDFNPIHWSDRVATSVGLPGVIAHGMFTMALAARAVTAWSGDPAALVEYHVRFGRPVVVPDDDRGAEVTVRGKVGALLEGRRARVDLTVTSDGEKVLSLARATVQLR from the coding sequence GTGACCCTCGACCACGGCGACGTCGCCGTCGGCACCGAGCTCCCCGAACTCGTCGTCCGGGTCACCCGCGCGGACCTCGTCCGGTACGCCGGCGCCTCCGGTGACTTCAACCCCATCCACTGGAGCGACCGGGTGGCGACCTCGGTCGGCCTGCCCGGTGTCATCGCCCACGGGATGTTCACGATGGCCCTCGCGGCCCGCGCCGTGACCGCCTGGAGCGGTGATCCCGCGGCCCTCGTCGAGTACCACGTCCGGTTCGGCCGCCCGGTCGTCGTCCCCGACGACGACCGCGGTGCCGAGGTGACGGTCCGGGGCAAGGTGGGGGCCCTCCTGGAGGGCCGGCGTGCCCGCGTGGACCTGACGGTCACCAGCGACGGCGAGAAGGTGCTCTCCCTGGCCCGGGCCACCGTGCAGCTGCGGTGA
- a CDS encoding MaoC family dehydratase N-terminal domain-containing protein, protein MTLDLDLVGRSYPPSAVYEVGRAAIAQFAAAIGADDPLHRDADAARAAGHPDVIAPPTFAIVVSLEAAFVVLSDPDVGLDFSRVVHGEQKFAHHRPIRVGDRLVATTTIDAVRSVAGNDLLTTRVDLSTEDGEPVCTATSMLVARGAA, encoded by the coding sequence ATGACGCTGGACCTGGACCTGGTCGGGCGCAGCTACCCGCCCTCTGCCGTCTACGAGGTGGGCCGGGCCGCGATCGCCCAGTTCGCCGCCGCGATCGGCGCCGACGACCCGCTCCACCGGGATGCGGACGCGGCCCGCGCCGCCGGCCACCCCGACGTCATCGCGCCGCCCACCTTCGCCATCGTGGTCAGCCTCGAGGCGGCGTTCGTCGTGCTGAGCGACCCCGACGTCGGGCTCGACTTCAGCCGGGTGGTGCACGGCGAGCAGAAGTTCGCCCACCACCGCCCGATCCGCGTCGGCGACCGGCTCGTGGCGACGACCACGATCGACGCCGTCCGGAGCGTGGCGGGCAACGACCTGCTCACCACCCGCGTCGACCTCTCCACGGAGGACGGCGAGCCCGTCTGCACGGCGACGTCGATGCTCGTCGCCCGGGGCGCGGCGTGA
- the rpmG gene encoding 50S ribosomal protein L33: MAATDIRPKITLACQECKNRNYITRKNRRNDPDRLELKKYCPRDRKHTLHRETR, translated from the coding sequence GTGGCAGCCACCGACATCCGTCCGAAGATCACCCTGGCCTGCCAGGAGTGCAAGAACCGCAACTACATCACCCGCAAGAACCGGCGGAACGACCCCGACCGGCTCGAGCTGAAGAAGTACTGCCCGCGCGACCGCAAGCACACGCTGCACCGCGAGACCCGCTGA
- a CDS encoding EAL domain-containing protein yields the protein MAEQDLGAPGRPHPARSPWAVALLAVSLAVPLGAAVLTRGPEDVDLAVLIAVFLTAVVAEWVYVHIEFRTQSFVNSASELAFVIALLEIGGVWTAVTRAGAVGLVLVIQRFPAPKIVFNVAVAVIETAVAVFVLSLLPAGDVTSPLTWLSSLAAIFAANAVAACLVAGAITVTQGYPGRTVWTSLLVPVVVVQPVAVLIGLAIVLLLHATLWGWLLIAPLAAALVLLYRRFAEVTREAHSVQRVYEFARTVEQVGPDEAGTRQIVQAVRELLNAERVALWLPPYLDEGPRLVVSAEDGADWYDGPGDPDDPLRRRAVASTGGAVYVSLARADQVEIAALGRRGATELLGAPVTTAAGEPGYLEVCDRRSDTASFGRSERGALDSMLTHVNAAIRQQQLLTRIRYDADHDRLTGLPNRQRMAAEIGQLLSAEPGGGRAGLILACLGTYGDVTDTLGHAASDELLLVTAGLLREHAPPGALLARMEREQFAVLLPGLSLAATEQAARRLREAAATRVRVAGLDLEVSLTIGVAAAPVHGTDAGTLMQRADVALLAAGGSGGVASYHPVLDQQSLRRLQLGTELEQAMADGQIGVVYQPVIDAQTSDIVSVETLVRWTHPRYGSIPPEDVIGLAEQIGRIGAVTDHVLDLALARCRRWLDQGISLSVSVNISARSLTEPDLVDRIRRALERHEVPGQLLVLELTESSVVDDSVRESTVLEDLHDLGISLSMDDFGTGYSSLSQLRQLPIDELKIDKSFVLTMATSQGESSIARSIIELAHNLGLCVVAEGVEDEMTRNQLATMGCDKLQGFLISRPLPEDRLEKWLLARTGIRSVAPGATHRRLFVRT from the coding sequence GTGGCTGAGCAGGACCTTGGCGCGCCTGGCCGGCCGCACCCGGCGCGCAGCCCGTGGGCGGTCGCGCTGCTGGCGGTGTCGCTCGCCGTCCCGCTCGGTGCGGCCGTCCTCACGCGCGGCCCCGAGGACGTGGACCTCGCAGTCCTGATCGCGGTGTTCCTCACCGCCGTGGTGGCCGAGTGGGTGTACGTCCACATCGAGTTCCGCACGCAGAGCTTCGTCAACTCGGCCAGCGAACTGGCCTTCGTGATCGCCCTGCTCGAGATCGGCGGCGTGTGGACGGCCGTGACCCGTGCCGGCGCGGTCGGGCTGGTGCTGGTGATCCAGCGGTTCCCGGCGCCCAAGATCGTCTTCAACGTGGCCGTGGCGGTGATCGAGACCGCCGTCGCGGTGTTCGTCCTCTCGTTGCTGCCGGCGGGCGACGTGACCTCGCCGCTGACCTGGCTGTCCAGCCTGGCCGCCATCTTCGCCGCCAACGCCGTCGCCGCGTGCCTGGTGGCCGGCGCCATCACCGTGACCCAGGGCTATCCGGGCCGCACCGTCTGGACGAGCCTGCTCGTGCCCGTCGTCGTCGTGCAGCCCGTGGCGGTGCTCATCGGCCTGGCCATCGTGCTGCTGCTGCACGCCACCCTCTGGGGCTGGCTGCTCATCGCCCCCCTGGCCGCGGCGCTCGTGCTCCTCTACCGCCGGTTCGCGGAGGTGACCCGCGAGGCGCACTCGGTGCAGCGGGTCTACGAGTTCGCGCGCACGGTGGAGCAGGTGGGCCCCGACGAAGCCGGCACCCGCCAGATCGTCCAGGCGGTCCGGGAGCTCCTGAACGCCGAGCGCGTCGCCCTCTGGCTGCCGCCCTACCTCGACGAGGGGCCGCGGCTCGTGGTGTCCGCCGAGGACGGCGCGGACTGGTACGACGGTCCCGGTGACCCCGACGACCCACTGCGGCGCCGGGCGGTCGCGTCGACCGGCGGTGCGGTCTACGTCTCCCTGGCCCGGGCCGACCAGGTGGAGATCGCCGCGCTCGGCCGCCGGGGGGCGACCGAGCTGCTGGGCGCGCCGGTGACCACGGCCGCGGGGGAGCCCGGATACCTCGAGGTGTGCGACCGGCGCAGCGACACGGCGTCCTTCGGGCGCAGCGAGCGCGGCGCGCTGGACTCGATGCTCACCCACGTCAACGCCGCGATCCGGCAGCAGCAGCTGCTCACCCGGATCCGCTACGACGCCGACCACGACCGGCTGACCGGTCTGCCGAACCGGCAGCGCATGGCCGCCGAGATCGGCCAGCTCCTGTCGGCCGAGCCCGGGGGTGGCCGGGCCGGCCTCATCCTCGCCTGCCTGGGCACCTACGGCGACGTCACCGACACCCTGGGTCACGCGGCCAGCGACGAGCTGCTGCTCGTCACCGCCGGGCTGCTCCGCGAGCACGCCCCGCCGGGCGCCCTCCTGGCCCGCATGGAGCGCGAGCAGTTCGCCGTGCTCCTGCCCGGGCTCTCGCTGGCGGCGACCGAGCAGGCCGCCCGCCGGCTGCGGGAGGCGGCCGCGACCCGCGTGCGCGTCGCCGGGCTGGACCTCGAGGTGTCGCTCACCATCGGCGTCGCCGCCGCCCCGGTGCACGGGACCGACGCCGGGACGCTCATGCAGCGGGCCGACGTCGCCCTGCTGGCCGCCGGTGGCTCCGGCGGCGTCGCCAGCTACCACCCGGTGCTCGACCAGCAGAGCCTGCGCCGGCTGCAGCTGGGCACCGAGCTGGAGCAGGCCATGGCCGACGGGCAGATCGGCGTGGTCTACCAGCCGGTCATCGACGCCCAGACGTCGGACATCGTGTCGGTGGAGACGCTCGTCCGCTGGACCCATCCCCGGTACGGCAGCATCCCGCCCGAGGACGTGATCGGCCTGGCCGAGCAGATCGGCCGCATCGGCGCCGTGACCGACCACGTCCTCGACCTGGCACTGGCGCGCTGCCGGCGATGGCTGGACCAGGGCATCTCGCTCTCGGTGTCGGTCAACATCTCCGCCCGGTCGCTGACCGAGCCGGACCTGGTCGACCGGATCCGGCGCGCGCTGGAGCGGCACGAGGTGCCCGGGCAGCTGCTCGTCCTGGAGCTCACCGAGAGCAGCGTCGTCGACGACTCCGTCCGCGAGTCCACGGTGCTCGAGGACCTGCACGACCTCGGGATCTCGCTGTCCATGGACGACTTCGGCACCGGCTACTCGTCGCTGTCGCAGCTGCGGCAGCTGCCCATCGACGAGCTGAAGATCGACAAGTCCTTCGTGCTGACGATGGCCACCAGCCAGGGGGAGTCGTCCATCGCGCGCTCCATCATCGAGCTGGCGCACAACCTGGGGCTCTGCGTGGTCGCCGAGGGCGTCGAGGACGAGATGACCCGCAACCAGCTGGCGACCATGGGCTGCGACAAGCTGCAGGGTTTCCTGATCAGCCGGCCGTTGCCCGAGGACCGGCTGGAGAAGTGGCTGCTGGCGCGCACCGGGATCCGCTCCGTCGCCCCCGGTGCCACCCACCGCCGACTGTTCGTCCGGACCTGA
- a CDS encoding pilus assembly protein TadG-related protein, with amino-acid sequence MHPGQDDRERGSTLPFVLVCWLVAALMVVGGIAASDAFLEQQEVQSVCDGAALAAANQADEAVLYARGVGTELPLTRAAAQAAVADQLADGGVRLDSWSAETDGAEVTVRCTRHVDIAFGWLFLGGQPLERTAVSGARAPTLP; translated from the coding sequence GTGCACCCCGGCCAGGACGATCGCGAGCGCGGCTCGACGCTGCCCTTCGTGCTGGTCTGCTGGCTGGTGGCGGCCCTCATGGTGGTCGGCGGCATCGCGGCCTCCGACGCCTTCCTGGAGCAGCAGGAGGTCCAGTCGGTCTGCGACGGCGCCGCGCTCGCCGCGGCCAACCAGGCCGACGAGGCCGTCCTCTACGCACGGGGGGTCGGCACCGAGCTGCCGCTCACCCGCGCCGCCGCGCAGGCTGCGGTGGCCGACCAGCTCGCCGACGGCGGGGTGCGGCTGGACAGCTGGTCGGCCGAGACCGACGGCGCCGAGGTGACCGTGCGGTGCACCCGCCACGTCGACATCGCGTTCGGCTGGCTGTTCCTCGGCGGGCAGCCGCTGGAGCGGACCGCCGTGTCGGGCGCGCGGGCGCCCACGCTGCCGTGA
- a CDS encoding YajQ family cyclic di-GMP-binding protein, translating to MADASFDVVSKVDRQEVDNALNQAGKELSQRFDFRGTNATIAWAGEDGVTLQADTEERVAAALEVFKEKLVKRSISLKVLDAGEPQASGKSYKIGAKIKQGIESDTAKKIAKIIRDEGPKGVQAQIQGDQLRVTGKKRDDLQAVQQLLRGKDLDVALQFDNYR from the coding sequence ATGGCCGACGCATCCTTCGACGTCGTCAGCAAGGTCGACCGGCAGGAGGTCGACAACGCCCTCAACCAGGCGGGCAAGGAGCTCTCGCAGCGCTTCGACTTCCGCGGCACGAACGCCACCATCGCGTGGGCCGGCGAGGACGGCGTGACGCTCCAGGCCGACACCGAGGAGCGGGTGGCCGCGGCGCTGGAGGTCTTCAAGGAGAAGCTCGTCAAGCGGAGCATCTCGCTCAAGGTGCTCGACGCGGGAGAGCCGCAGGCCTCCGGCAAGAGCTACAAGATCGGCGCGAAGATCAAGCAGGGCATCGAGTCCGACACCGCGAAGAAGATCGCGAAGATCATCCGCGACGAGGGCCCCAAGGGCGTGCAGGCGCAGATCCAGGGCGACCAGCTCCGGGTGACCGGCAAGAAGCGGGACGACCTGCAGGCGGTGCAGCAGCTGCTGCGCGGCAAGGACCTCGACGTCGCCCTCCAGTTCGACAACTACCGCT